Part of the Salinimonas iocasae genome, ATAAGCGTCGCCGGTAATTTCATCATAGCTATGCTTATCACCAAATTGCTCATAGTCAACAATGACAGAGATAGCGAAAGCCACCACTTTGCCTTTATCTTCTATACAAATCTGCCCGTCAGGAAAAGTATTGACCTGTGCCTTAAAGTTTTTATACGGCCAGGCCCCACCGACATTGACATACACTTTGTCCATCAATGTCTTTACATCATTATAGTCATCAAGCCGAAGGTTGCGGAGTTCCAGATGGTGTTCTGTATCCTCAACGCTGGTCTGGTCCTGACTCATACATTACCGCCTTTCATATACAAAAATTATGGGTAGGAAGTAGTATTTTGTGACGAATCACAAGGGATTACTACAGGATTATTTGTACAGGTTAATACCCGGTTTGGATTAGGTTCGTTAAATCTACGCAGATGATTGAAATACCAGATAAGATTATCTTGCCGAACTGGCAGGAGCGTAGTATAAAGCGCCACCTTTATATTGCATCAGCACAGCAATGCAGTTCGAACAAATCCCACCTTGTACCACCGTCGCGGATGTCGACTTTTCGCCATTATTTGACCAGATTGCCGATGCGCTGGAAAAACACGGTGTTGCCGTTATACCGCAGGCGCTACCTGATACGATGGCGCATGAGCTTTACCACTATTACCGTCAGTTGAACGGTGAGCTGTTTGACGAGGCTGGCATAGGCCGTAAACAGAACTTTCACCATGACGAAAAGATCCGAAGTGATAAGGTCTGCTGGATAGACGGAACGTCCCCGACTGGAAAGGAATGGCTGGATTGGCTGGAAATGCTCAAAACACACCTTAACCGCCGTCTGTTCCTGGGTCTGTTTTCAGTAGAAAGTCACTTTGCTTATTATCAAAAAGGTGATTTTTATAAGCGGCACGTTGATGCGTTTCGCGGTGAATCTAATCGGGTGCTGTCGCTGGTTACTTATCTCAACCCGCAATGGTCAGCAGATGATGGTGGTCAGCTTGTGATGTACGCAGACAATAATGACCACACTGGCACCAAAATACTGCCCCAATTGGGTACTATGGTCTTGTTCCTGAGTGAAGTTTTTGAACATGAGGTGTTACCAGCTAAAAAGGATCGTTATTCTATTGCGTCCTGGTTTCGTTTGAATACAACGCGGGCAGGGCGTGCAGATCCACCGAGATAATCTACCCAGATAAGCCACCCAAAACAGCTGCTTAGATTCTCTGGCCCCGGCTATTATTTATTAATAAGCTTCTTAAGCTGGTTCAGTGCCTGACTATAATCCAGATTATGCATAGACCTGACTATCGGCGCCGCTGCTTCCTCGCCAAATTGCCGCGTTAACAGCGCATGATAAGCGCTGGTTTCACTGGTGCTGATATAAGTGCCGTCCTCCAGCGTCTGCTGCAACCGTGTAATATCGGCTGGGTCTGGCTGATCATTATTAGGCTTGGCTGGCAAATTGGTTTCTGAGAGCCATTGCCTTATGCAGCTGATAACACGAATTAATTCCTGTTCAATCTGTTCGGTAAGCGCGCTCTGTTCACTTTCCCTCATTGCTTCGGCACACAGGGCAGACAGATTCGTGGCGCCTATCGCTTCTGACAGGCCCTTCAGGGTGTGCAGCGTTACTTCGTCGGGCATGCCGTCGACTATATGAATGCCGCCTTTTTGAGCCACATCTTTATACTGATGATAAAAATCGTTGAGCAATTGCCTTAACACTGCAGTGTCATTCGCTATCCTGGCGAGCGCTCTTTTTATGTCAAAGCTATCCAGATGCTGGCTGGCGGGCAAACATTCTTCAACCGCTTTTGCAGCCTGGATATGAGCGAGGTTGTCTTGCGGAATCAGCCATTTCTTCAACGTGGATTCGAGTATGTTTATATCTATGGGTTTAGCGATGTGCGCATCCATGCCCGCCTCAATGGACTTTTGCCGGTCATGGTCGGCAGCCGCAGCCGATAAGGCTATTACCGGGACGTCGCCGCCATCCGGCAACCGCCGAATGGCGGTGGCAGTTTCAAATCCATCTAACCCCGGCATCTGTATATCCATAAGAACAATGTCATACTTTTGTTCTTTAAACATTGCCAATGCGCACGCACCGCTGTTTGCAACATCCACGGTGATGTTCAGGGTCTGGAGTAATTCACGCGCTACATATTGATTGGCTGCGTTATCCTCAACGACCAATACGCGACTACCAGTGAAGTCTGTCGGGCTAAACGCTTGCGAGCGCGGGCGCACGCTATTCGTCTCAGGTAGCAGGTCGAGCATGGCTCGCTCGAGATCAGAGGGGAGCAAAGGATGACAGACCCAGCGTGAGGGCAGATTCAGCATAACGTCACAAACGTTATCGCTGTATGCAGTTAGTGTGCTAAGCACTACGATACCTGCCTCGACATGGGTATTGTGAGAATGAGTAAAAATGGCTGACAGTATCGCTTTGCACTGGCTATGGGTAAGCGAGCTGATATCTATAATGAGAAAGTCTGTCGCTGACTGGTACGCGCTTAGCGCTGAGAGCGTCAGGCTGTCCTGTAGGTGGTACGCCCCGCGCGCGCAGTACTGTTTCAATAGCTTCACATTATCGTCGATATCTGAAAACAGTGTTACGCGTTTATTTTTCAGCGATGACTCAGGTGACGCGTTTGCCTGCGCCTTTAATGGCACTGAGAGCGTAAATTCGCTGCCCTCATCCGGTTTACTGCTGACAGAAATATCACCGTTTAGCAGCTGCGCTAATCGCTTACATATTGTTAAGCCCAAACCGCTGCCGCCATATTGTCGGCTTATCGAGCTGTCAGCCTGAGAAAAAGGTGCAAACAGTGGGGCAATATTGTTAGGGGCAATACCAATGCCCGTATCGCGCACGTTGAATGAGACTACATAGTCTTTTTCTGATGTGCGCTTCACCGTTGTTACTGTCAGGCAAATGAAACCCTGTTCGGTAAATTTCAGGGCATTACCCAGTAAATTAGTCAGTATCTGTCGAAGCCTCACATGATCGCCCTCAACATAGCGAAGACAGGTTGGACTGACTTCACAGCGAAGGTCTAGCCCTTTCTGTAACGCGGTTGCAGTAAAAAGTTGCATGACTTCAGAAAGTAACGCAAACAAATCAAAGGGGTCACTATTAATTTCCAGCTTATTCGCTTCAAGTTTCGAGTAGTCCAGAATGTCGTTGAGGATCTGAAGTAACCAACGCGAAGAAGCGTGAACCTGATTGAGATATTCGCGCTGCCGTCCGCCCAGCTC contains:
- a CDS encoding 2OG-Fe(II) oxygenase, producing the protein MQFEQIPPCTTVADVDFSPLFDQIADALEKHGVAVIPQALPDTMAHELYHYYRQLNGELFDEAGIGRKQNFHHDEKIRSDKVCWIDGTSPTGKEWLDWLEMLKTHLNRRLFLGLFSVESHFAYYQKGDFYKRHVDAFRGESNRVLSLVTYLNPQWSADDGGQLVMYADNNDHTGTKILPQLGTMVLFLSEVFEHEVLPAKKDRYSIASWFRLNTTRAGRADPPR
- a CDS encoding PAS domain-containing hybrid sensor histidine kinase/response regulator: MLNHIIFVQSSVALAAATSAMPEYITLPFIAQCAFAAALVIVPLVLLTVCRTFIADTQKIISMAGALLVLCGIHQLFTVTNPQYALNNLTTMTALLTTAILLFVLVSTVWARYATVKPTRNRTLENNRQKANTAQDICITTTMRAMQTWPGPHWQSFEKCPVGAHVYYCRGDKLILAYQNAAAIALTDYQATIDQDTIEDAIPCNLTEALLSRLIDIANGYDIPPGDDQENEALSAGPFCFSASQTEQGQLLLLFWQSPSDITSDSEAQPLPQYSQTMVSRAINGSIAGVYIYAAERSKHVFVNERYTEITGYAPDYIARLSTSDLLSLVHEDDRHRVASHFTKLLQSNDQAGALTDHIQYRFRHANGYWVWLLAQDVVFERTEHAVTQIMGSFLDITPIRNMQEKLQSTRDEAHKASLAKSAFMANMSHEIRTPMNAVLALTDMVLKMELGGRQREYLNQVHASSRWLLQILNDILDYSKLEANKLEINSDPFDLFALLSEVMQLFTATALQKGLDLRCEVSPTCLRYVEGDHVRLRQILTNLLGNALKFTEQGFICLTVTTVKRTSEKDYVVSFNVRDTGIGIAPNNIAPLFAPFSQADSSISRQYGGSGLGLTICKRLAQLLNGDISVSSKPDEGSEFTLSVPLKAQANASPESSLKNKRVTLFSDIDDNVKLLKQYCARGAYHLQDSLTLSALSAYQSATDFLIIDISSLTHSQCKAILSAIFTHSHNTHVEAGIVVLSTLTAYSDNVCDVMLNLPSRWVCHPLLPSDLERAMLDLLPETNSVRPRSQAFSPTDFTGSRVLVVEDNAANQYVARELLQTLNITVDVANSGACALAMFKEQKYDIVLMDIQMPGLDGFETATAIRRLPDGGDVPVIALSAAAADHDRQKSIEAGMDAHIAKPIDINILESTLKKWLIPQDNLAHIQAAKAVEECLPASQHLDSFDIKRALARIANDTAVLRQLLNDFYHQYKDVAQKGGIHIVDGMPDEVTLHTLKGLSEAIGATNLSALCAEAMRESEQSALTEQIEQELIRVISCIRQWLSETNLPAKPNNDQPDPADITRLQQTLEDGTYISTSETSAYHALLTRQFGEEAAAPIVRSMHNLDYSQALNQLKKLINK